A segment of the Entomomonas moraniae genome:
ATTGCTTTTGATGACCTAATCGCAAATATCGATAGAAATCTAGGAAATATTTTAAAAACAAAAAATGGAAAATTTATTTTAATTGACCACGGCCTTTGTTTAACGCGCTCTGACTGGATAGCATCTGATTTAAAGCCAGAACTGACATATCCGAATAGAATACTTGAATTTATTTCCACCAATTTGAACTTACAAAAAAAACATAACATTATAGAGTCTAAAAGGCTATTGTTTAAACAAATAGAAACTGCTATAAATAATCTTAGAGAATTGCTGCAATGTTTCATTGAAGAAAATGATATTTATGCCATCGAAAATTTTATACGAAATCGTTACACCAGCGATCGCTTTGAGAAAAAAGTAGGAATACTTGTATGACTATTACTAATAGAATACATGAGTATACAAAATCATTAGGTATACAACATAGTAATAATATTGAAGGATCATGGTTCAATATTTTATTACGCCCTGATATATTTACTGTAGACCAGGTTAGTATTGGCGTTGGCTTTATAGATAAAAATAATACATTGCATGTTAAGGTAGCCAATGATCTCTCAAAGTTAAAATGTTTTTATGGAGATAATATTGATGTTAATGAGCTACAGTATCTAACAGAAATTATAGCTAATGAATATGATCGCATTAATTATAATTTAGCAGAAAAATCTATAATTAGCCCACAAATATCCTTTTCAGCACCTGCTTATGCCGCTGGAGATAGCGTCAACACAATATTAGAAAATTTTTATAATCGTACAATATACTTTACAGGAAAAAAGCAAAACACAATTAATAAAGAAAGGTTTCAAGGAATTAATAATACTCAACTTAGGGATGAGATTTATGAGTGGGTTATGACACAGGATAAATATCTTGCAAAACAGATATTTCCATCGGATATACATCATAAATTAGTATTCACAGATAGCAATGGATCTACTCAAGAAAATTTTGTGGAATTAGCTATAAACTCAATGAACATGTCTGGCTCTATAGTATCTGCATACTGCAAAAATCCAAATTCAGCAGAGCTAAGAATCTTAAAAGCCGCCATTGATATTAATACTACAAAAATTCATTATCCAAACAACAAATATGGTTTATTTATCTTAAGGGCAAACGAAGACAGCGGAATATCTAGGGATATTTTAAACCAACTAGATGATGTTATTGATGAAAACATATGGAAATTAGAAAACGCAGGAGTGCATATAGGCTCTGAAGAGTCTATTGCAGAATTAGGCCAAAATATCATCCATTGGGCTGCGTAATAGCCTCATCTTGATTTAAAAGCCCTCCCAAGGGCTTTTTTATTGCCTGCCATATCCCCCCCTTCCCACCTAAAATATTTTAAAAATAAATTCCTTTTTAGATCATGGGGATATTAAAAATAATACCGATCATAAAAATAATTAATACCGATGGTATTGACATATATAAATACCGGCGGTAGTATAAGCCCATCGAAACACAAAACAGGGTTATCAAAATGAACAATATCTACTTAGACAATACAGGATACGAAAACGCTACTCCTAAGTCTTGGGATAACGTTCAAACCTTGGAAGAAGTTAGGTTCAATTCTTTAAGCAAAGCCGATCAAGAGTTAGTTATACAAACAGCAGAAGATGCAGACTGGACAATTGACGAAGCCATATTTCAGCTTACAGAGATTGGCGAAATAAGCCCTTTAGTTTAGGAGTAACCAAGATGATTACTAAAGAAGAAAGAAACATCTTTATCACGCTTCATGACAGGCTTGAAGAGCTTGGACTTGAAAACAATCTTCAGTATGGGAGCTACGCTTGTGAGTTCCAATCAATAGTCAATATAAACGGTACGATTATTAGCTGTACCCTCGTTACCGTAACGGATGACTCAGACCATGAAAAGATTGAAAACTATCGGAAGATGTTAGTAAACGTCATCGAAACTCATTGTAAGGAAGCCGCCTAAATGAGAATCACACTAGACATTCTTTTTATATTAACTGCTGCTATAAAGGAGGCTTAGATGGGCGAAACAATATTAAACGTAACTTGCGGTGCTTTATTTAGTGCCATGGTTATCTGGTCAATTGTTAGTTGGGCAATGTAGGTTTTTTATGATAACTGAACAAGAGTGGGACTATATCAAAGAAGGCGATTCTATTTATTGGGCGCATCCTTTTGTTAATAAAGTACGTGAAATGAAAATAACCGCAATCAGGCAAACAGGTTTTGATTCTATTCTAATTGATACAGGCGTTAGTGATAAGAACACAAGAAAAGCATTTAGCTTTCTATTTTCAGATCCTGATTGTGCTAGAAAGTTTTTAGATGAACATATCAAGCTAATCGAAGAATCAAACAAGAGAGGTTAATCATGACGGATAAATACATAACATTAGTAATTAAAAATCCAACTCAAGACAGAATTAAAACATTTCGCTTATTTGAAGAAACAGAAGGAGTTGGTGAAATATCGGCATTATCCGTAGGACATTGCTTAGATATTCTAGAAGATTGCACCGCATTTATTGAAAAGTTATCAAATGGTGAAATTTCAAATTTTGATGTACAAGACGAAGCTCTAGAGATTAAGCAAAAAATAGATGCAAAACTTAAATATTAGTCATTTTCACCAAACGCATTAACCAGTGCGTTTGCTAAAGATGGTTAAAAGGTTAAGCGGCTATCTACCTTTAAATGATAGCTCACAGTGACAAGCAGAAAGCTTTGAGCTTCCCACTGGTTCGATGCAGAAGGTCGATAAGATAGGAATGATAACGGCAAAATGCGTGGTTATCAGTAGCTAAGACAAGGGACAAACTTAGCAAGTTACTTATGGTCTCTACGGTATAACGCCCACTCTTCTATTTGTTCTCCATTAGGTAGAGTACACATACCGTATTGACCATCAGTTGAATTTTTGATCTCTAATTTTCCGCCAATCTGCTCACAATATACAGATGCAGGATTAGCCATACCAACACTAGGATTTTTATCTTTCTTAGATTGATTGTCCATACTATTACACCCTACTAAAATTAATGTGGTGGCAAAAAGAAATACTATTTTTTTCATGATTTTCTCAGTAAATGTTAATAAGCACGCACAGATTTTATCTATTTAAAAAAAGTTAGCAAGTTAATTTCAGATTAAAAAGGGCTAAGCCATTTCCTAGCAATTGCAGAGGAGAAAGAATATGTAACAGGTAACGCCTTCGAGCGAGAAAATAAAATTCGAGATTACTAATTAAAAGCAGGGTTTAACCGCCCTGCTCTAGTAGACAGAGAAAAGATGTAACTCATTGAATATGAAGTGATAGAGAAATAGTAATAGAACAAATAAAACCAATATATTTATAAATGCTACTTGCGAGTCTTTTTTTAATATAGCTTTCACAGCCATACGAGAGAATAAGGAAATCACCCAAAAATATATAACAGAAATAGCGACGGCTAAAAATACAACAATACTTTCCATGATGGCTACTAAGTGTGTTTTAACCGATTTTACCTATTCAAAACAACTTTGCAAGTTAATTAACAAAACAATCCTATACAGGGTGGTTTTATTAGTTAATTGAGTGAGGCAATCTATATGACAAAGACCGCAACTAAAGAGCCATAGAAAAAAGCCCACGTAAAAGGATAAATACTAGCCTGATAATAAAGCTATCTGCAAAGACAACATTACATATAACAAATAGTATTAGAAATATTATGCCATTTGCTTGTTTATTTTTAAAAAAACAAACTATGGATATGATCAATAAAACTAAACTAATTACACAAAAAATAGCAATAATCACAAAAAACATCCATTTTAACTTTCAACCAATTCTACCTATAAGAAAGCAATTTAGCCAGATCAACCTGTATCTTCTGACTTAAGCATACGCTGGTTAGATTGCTTTCTTATGGGGTAATTAAAAGAGAGAGGTAAAGAATGTCTGAACCAATAGTAAGGACAATAGTAATTGAAGAAAAGAAAGGTAGTTTATCTGTTAGATTTACACCAAATCCTAGAGAGTTCCCAATAAAAACAAGAGCAGATGCTATTCACTCAGCAGTTTATGACATGCTTTTAAATGACTTAAAAGAATATTCAGATAGCGAAAATATAGAGCTTACTCTTGAAACAGATTAGAGGTAAAAAGAATGTCACAGAACAACCAAGCAAAAATACATTTTAAGAAAGCTTTTAATTCGCCTTACTTGAGCAGCGCTGATATTGAAGAGCCTATTGAGGTAACTGTATCACAAGCAGTAATAGAGGGCGATAAAACAAAACGAAGTAAAGATTTGTTCAATACAATTTATTTTGTTGAAAAAGAGATCAGACAAGGTGAGGCATTAAAACCTATGATCTTAAACGTCACTAACTGCAAAACGATGAAGAAGATCACTGGATCTGGTTATATTAATGACTGGGAAGGCGCAAGAATAAGAATATATGTTGATCCTAATGTGCGTAATCGTGGTGAGATGGTCGAAGGACTAAGGATTATGAAGCCGTTTGCATCTAATAAGCCTGCTATTACTCCTCAAAATGAAAAGATGTGGACAAGAGCGAAAGAGGCTTATGTGCGGGATGGTAATTTAGATAAGGTTTTAGAAAGAGCTACCCTATCACAAGAGCATATCAACCAGCTAATAAATGAGTGCAATAATGATATGGCACAACATCCAACAGAATAGCGAAGAAAGGGAGCAGTTAAGGCTTGGCAAGGTCACTGCTTCTAACTTTGGAACAATCATGGCTAATGACAGCGGCGCGTTTGGTGAGACGGCTAAACGTTACGCTTTACAGTTGGCCCTGGAGATTATCAACAATCAAAAGGCAGAGTATAGCTTCACTAATCAACACATGGAGCGAGGTCACGAACAAGAGCCAATCGCCAGGATGTTATACGAGAATGAGTATTTTATTGATGTGACTAACGGCGGTTTTTTCGATTGCGGTGATTATGGCGATTCACCAGATGGACTAGTTAATGATGACGGGGTTATCGAGATTAAGTCAGTTATCGCTTCCACCCATTACGCGACCTTAAAGCGTAAATCATTCGATCCTAGTTATAGATGGCAGCTAATAGGTCATTTAGATTGCACAGGACGCGACTGGGTAGACTTTATAAGTTACTGCTCAGACTTTCCAGAGCATAAGCAATTAATCGTTTACAGGCTGAATAGATCAGAATGCGAACAAGATATAGAAAGATTAGTCAATAGGCGCAAGATGTTTATTGAGTTGGTTAAAAATACAGTTAAAGAGGTTAAACATGGCTGAGAAAGGTGTTAATAAAGTTATTCTAATAGGAAATTGTGGAGACGAACCATCTATTAGATACATGCCTGACGGAACGGCAGTGGCTACTGTTTCACTAGCCACATCGGAAACTTGGAAAGATAAGAACACAGGACAACCACAAGAGCGTACAGAGTGGCATCGTTGTACATGTTTTGGAAAATTAGCAGAAATCATAGGGCAATATGTTCATAAAGGCTCAAAACTTTATATTGAAGGTAAGCTTAGAACTAGAAAATGGACAGACCAACAAGGCGTTGATCGTTATACAACAGAGGTTGCTATAGAGAAAATGCAGATGTTAGACAGCCGTCAAGATCAACCTCAACAGAATCAACAAGTGCCAAGCTTTGATGACTTTGATGATCCTCATTTTTAGTAAACATCACTCAATCAATGGAGTTTAAACTACTTCAGTATTAGAATATCGTACATCTAATATGGAGTGATGAAAATATAAAAGCTTTGTGTATGTCTATAAGGAGCAAAATGAAAAAGCGTTCATTAATTACAACCTGTTTACTCTTGTTAAATATACTCCTTTCATTTACAAGTATTGTTAATGCAGAACAAACGACAACTAAAAAAACGCCTGTTAAACAAGAAAGAAGAACTTTTTCTTCCCCGATACTACAAGATGTCTATGATCATGGCTATCCTGGGGAAAGGGGTTATGGGGATAGCATTAATGTCACAGAGATCGTTGAAAAATATATTCCGATAGGAACAAGTTTTGATGACACGAAGTCTATTTTAGATAAAAATGGACTATCTATGCTGAAAACGCTGGATGTTGTTCCGGCCGGTGTTGAAGGTTTAACTGACAGAGATTATCGTGTGAAATATCTTTTTGAAGGAGCTAATTTGTTTTCAGGTAAGTGGTCTACAATATATATGATTATAGGATTACATTTTTCAGATCAAAATAAATTAATAAGAATGCGCGCAACTACTTTCTATGATGGTATGTAATTTAAATTTATTAATAAAAATTGGCTAGTATAAATAGAATAAACGCCAAATCAATAATC
Coding sequences within it:
- a CDS encoding putative hemolysin, which gives rise to MDNQSKKDKNPSVGMANPASVYCEQIGGKLEIKNSTDGQYGMCTLPNGEQIEEWALYRRDHK
- a CDS encoding lambda exonuclease family protein, giving the protein MIWHNIQQNSEEREQLRLGKVTASNFGTIMANDSGAFGETAKRYALQLALEIINNQKAEYSFTNQHMERGHEQEPIARMLYENEYFIDVTNGGFFDCGDYGDSPDGLVNDDGVIEIKSVIASTHYATLKRKSFDPSYRWQLIGHLDCTGRDWVDFISYCSDFPEHKQLIVYRLNRSECEQDIERLVNRRKMFIELVKNTVKEVKHG
- the ssb gene encoding single-stranded DNA-binding protein, whose protein sequence is MAEKGVNKVILIGNCGDEPSIRYMPDGTAVATVSLATSETWKDKNTGQPQERTEWHRCTCFGKLAEIIGQYVHKGSKLYIEGKLRTRKWTDQQGVDRYTTEVAIEKMQMLDSRQDQPQQNQQVPSFDDFDDPHF